From the Dermacentor variabilis isolate Ectoservices chromosome 5, ASM5094787v1, whole genome shotgun sequence genome, the window TTTTGCGGGTACAACAAAACAAGTCTTGCGAGCACTTTACCGGGAAAAGGAAACAAAGGAATTGAGACCATATTTATTGCAAGTGCTTTTGAGTGTAGTTTGTTTCGCAGATACTAGGAAAATGTACTCGGTCGCTAGCTGCGCAGTCGACACCTAGCGACAGTTCCTTTCTGCACCGTTTGTCAGAGTCTCAGCAGCGGTTGCTTTTGTTGTACAAACTATCATTAGTATTGCactgaaaaaaaagttaattttcGAACAAATTTCGCTTAAGGAAGAAAGGCAGAGGGCACTCAAACAGATGCTTTTGCCAAGCAGGGATCACTGCTTGCTAAGATTATCTGGTCACGGAAAGACATAACTGTTCTTGCAATCTAAAGTAAATACCCGTATACGAAGTACACTTGTATTCGGAGCATAGCACTGTTCTTGCAGAAACCAAGCAGGGTGCGGGAATTAAGATACAGTGATTTAAGCGATACGATACAGAGCGCGCTATAGGAAATAAGCAAACAGGGCTGCAAAAGTATCCCGCCGTCCAAGGCGGGGTTCGAAGAAGAAGGCACAGGTAGCCGTAATCAAGACGAATAACAGCCGCGAATCGTTCACGACAGGAAGCAGGAACAGGAAAAAGGAAGCTCAGCTGCTTGACTTGCCTTTTTTACTACCTTATACTTTACTTCTTGTTTTGTATTAGGATAAACTTGGAAGAAGTGGGCTAAGCAACTCATTTTTCTGGCTTAAGGAAAAGAGACACGATTACCCGGGAGAAATCGACAAAGCGAATTTATCAGCACATCATCAGTATGGCCATGCAGTAGCCATGAATGATAAAGCATACTGCATATACGATGCAGTTAAGCGAAAAACGATACATGTCGCATAAAGGAAATATGGGCCTGTTATCACTTAGGTAATACTCGGCACTCACGATGGAAACAGCGACTCGAATCAGCGAGTAGATTAGGAAGGCAATATTGACTTTGCGATTATGTTGGTAACTTAACGAGGATAGGcgcagctttaaaaaaataaagaaacgttgCTTGGATCAGTCAGCAGAGGAATAAAAATAAGCCGTAGGAAATACTTTCCTAAAGTAtgcttcaagttttttttttccagtgaaaATCGCTCATAATTGCCTAGTAACGAGCTCATTTTCGCCAATACCTTTTTCAAACAAAGGCACGAAAGATAGCGAGCGAACAGAGGAAAGCGCAAACAAGAAAACGGGCCATCAAGGGTACTGTACCGCGCGCTTGGGACATAACGTGACTGACACGAGAGAGAGCGTTCACCGAAGTGTCGCCACCGCTTGAAACGACAATTAGGGCCCCTCCGGGTGGCGCTATCAGGTAGACCGGTGGATAACAGAACTGGTGCTGTTATTCTTCGCGGGAGGAACTTTGAGTCAATCAGCCTAATCGACGCTCGAGAGGGACTGGAGGCGCGGCAGGGTGGTTTTAATGATCATCGATTGAAAAGTGGCGCGGGGGCACTCCGATGGTGGGCCTCGAACATGCTGCTCAAAGAGGCTGTTTCAGTGCTGCCGTCTTCAGCCATTGCACCAGGACGTGACCTGCATCCTCGCATTGAGCAGTTACCAAACAACGAGTGTGGCCTCCACTTAGAGACCGCGACGGCGACCGAAACCGAAGTTTTATGACATTGCCGCCGAACGACCACGTCGATTGACCAAACGCTCTCCGAGGAGAAGCTGAGCCGAAGTTCGCCCCGCGGCAAAGCGGCGTTCAGTCGTATCGGGGAGCGATGAGCTCTCCGGTCGTCAAAGCTACCGAAGAGTGCCCAAACGTCGTCGACGTCAGAATGCCGAGTGCGGGCAACGCCAAAGCAAGGGTGCCGAAGGGAGACGAGTGCCGCATCGTGATCACCGACTGCGACGGGACGGACGACGCCACCGACAGAGACAGCCGCGTCGCGGCCTGGTTGGGACAGGACGCATCGGGGTCGTCCGCCCTCGAAGAAGGCGAGCTGTCGCGCAGCGACAGCCAGCCACGTCGCCACCACAAGCATCGCCACAAGCGGCGGCAgcgcaagcaccaccaccaccgccactcCTCGACCCACAGCCGGTCGTCCCGGTCGGATGAGCCAATGGCGAGTCGCTGCCAGAGCAGCAGGCTCGTGGTCGAGGTCGACGACGACTTCGCGTCCGAGTGCGACACCGTGGCCACAGCGCGCTCCGAGGGTGCCTGGTCCGGATTGGCACCACCCGACAAGGATGGCCGGAAGCGCAGGAACAAGAGAAAGCGGAAGCGGAAGCCCggtgaggacgacgacgacgaggacagCCAGGAAGGAGGCGGCAAGCGTGACAAGAAAGCCGAGATGATAGTGGTGACCGTGAGTGCGGTCATCCTCACCATCGCCCTGCTACTAATCGGCATCACTCTGGCACTGACGCCCAAGATCGACGAGATGGGTGAGTGCAGCAACGTGTTTACACGACGACCTTTATTGATGAGACCACGGAGAAAGAGGCTGTTATGTGAAGTTCGATTGACGTAATAGAATTTTGTGACCGTGTCTTTTTCACCGCGTTTGTGTGTTAGGTATATTAGAAAACAGTGCCAATGGAGAGATAGCGGGCACCGCATTAGAGTTCCCGAAGTGGCTGGCTGGGATAGCTGTGTACGTGTGAGTCGTTGACTGTCAAATAAGAAGTGAGCTTCATGCGTTTCGAAAAGGGAATTACCCGCTTTTTGCCTACAGTGCCTTGTAATATTTTTCAGCGTAAAACAGACTCCACAAATCCAAAAAGTAGCCACAAAATGATCCAACTTATGTAATGACGCCATCAGTGATGAGGTTATGTCAAAACACtctagaaaatattttttttttcacgcatttTCAATTTCTTAATCAGCCGTCGCTGCCCCCGTTGCTCCTACCTTTCGCCGCACACGCCAAACTATTCTTGAAGTTTACTATATTTGTGTTCTGGTTTCCTTATATTTTGTGTTTACCCGTCGTGCCCATTTAATTGAGTAGACTTCTTAGGGCTATCATTTGCGTGGTGTGCCATCTACAGGTTGGACAGACGTGCCACTGGGCATATGATAGCGCCCGATAACAAAAGCTCAATGCCTGAAAGACTGTACGTAGTTAAGTGCAGGCCTCTGCACACGGATTTAAATCATGGCTTGTAGATTCAAGAAATTTAGGCTAGAGCAAGATGTTTTTGGGGCACAGGACTAGACATATCTTTGTAAAAGGAAAAGGAGTTCCAGCGTTGGTGATTTATCTGTTTCGAAAGTGACCGGAGTCTTTTCTTAGGATCCCTTTAGCATACGTGAATACTTTGCTTGATGCACTTCTTTGGAGCCAATTCGCAAGAAGCTTGCCTTGTGAGAAGGcgtaagtgaaaaaagaaagcaagagatgTGGTTTCTGCATCTCCTAAATTCGGTATGTTCTTTCTCAAAACTGAACAGTTACCGTTTTCTCTAgttcttcctttatttatttcacCATTAACATTTTCAAGTACCGTGACACAAGAGCATGTGCTGAAATAAATCTCTGCAAATCGGTCAAATTGGTACTAGGCTACCTAACCTTCAAATTTAGAGCCGAGGAAAAGTTGTACAATTTGGACTGGTGTGAAAATTACGGCACTTTCACTGTGCAAGTTTTGCCTAGTTTGCTCCTCGGCCATGCAGTTAGTATCCAACGTATTTGTAAAGATGAGTCTAGACATATGGGCACATGTTTGAATATCGCCCAATTGCATTTGGTAAGTCCACCATGGTCTGCTTAGACCTGAAGTGGGTGACTGCGaacaaaattaaagaaatatgCATAGTCTCTTATTTACTCCACAGTTCTGAAAACGTGGTAGCGCcagaagaaagttttttttttcgcagataaAACTTGCACTTATCTACGACCTAGCTGTAGCACTAATACTTTGCGAAGATCTGCGGCCGAAGATACCTCTGACCTGTCTGCCTAAATTTGTTAGAGGCAGCAAGTCGTATCAAAGTGTTTCGTTATAGTAATACATAGTCTGCACCATGTCTCAAGATACGTCCCCTAGTTCCATAATATTCTGAAGAATCCGGCTAATATCTCGGAAAGCGCGACGTGTTTTATTTTCTCCGAAGACATCCATCGCAAGTATTTAATTGCTTTCTTACGGCGTACATTGAAAATATCCCCGGCGTAGGCGCACGCGAGAGCTCAACGCCGGCTCCGCTTTCCGTTCGAAGAGCTTATTAAAGACGTATTGACGCTGCTGAGAATAAATATTTACTGAGTGTCAGAGCCTACAACTTCAGGGTTCAGCTGGATGAACGGGCGACAAACGTTGTACGGCTGAGATCGTTCCGCAGTCCGGCATCGACCATCAATGTGCGTAGCACCTCTCCGGCATGGTTCGATAGGAGCTACATCAGGCTACGAATGCGTGTTAGCAAACACGAAGCAGTTAGCATGCGTAAAGGAACATTGAGAATCGCGCTGAAGAGGTACTTTTTTGCagactagttggttcatactgaatTCTATAGTATACTGCACGAAATGTACACTGCAACTTGCGGGGTAAAAGGCACGAGAAGAAAGCG encodes:
- the LOC142583067 gene encoding uncharacterized protein LOC142583067; amino-acid sequence: MSSPVVKATEECPNVVDVRMPSAGNAKARVPKGDECRIVITDCDGTDDATDRDSRVAAWLGQDASGSSALEEGELSRSDSQPRRHHKHRHKRRQRKHHHHRHSSTHSRSSRSDEPMASRCQSSRLVVEVDDDFASECDTVATARSEGAWSGLAPPDKDGRKRRNKRKRKRKPGEDDDDEDSQEGGGKRDKKAEMIVVTVSAVILTIALLLIGITLALTPKIDEMVRKENEVMFRIPTPPPGLLSSTRSAVTALRENTTMASLTAAG